A DNA window from Sordaria macrospora chromosome 4, complete sequence contains the following coding sequences:
- a CDS encoding mRNA turnover protein MRT4: MPKSKRAKVFNLTQVTKKNREQKEKLFENIRESIPNYQHCFVFSIDNMRNNYLKDVRKELNDCRIFFGKTKLTARALGTTPEDAQADGLDKLSKYLAGSVGLIFTNRDPQEIKDYFVNLTQVDFARAGSVATRTITIPSGPLFSTGGEVPAEHDVPVSHTLEPELRRLGMPTRMVKGKVCLGDEAGEGDDYVICKEGETLDSRQTRLLKLFSICLSEFRVKLLAYWSASSGEVTELEKPAAAPAGGAEEMEEDDE, translated from the exons ATGCCCAAGTCCAAGCGCGCGAAGGTGTTCAACCTCACCCAGGTCACCAAGAAGAACCGcgagcagaaggagaagctcttcgAGAACATCAGGGAATCCATCCCCAACTACCAGCACTGCTTCGTCTTCAGCATCGATAACATGCGCAACAACTACCTGAAGGATGTCAGAAAGGAGCTGAACGACTGCCG catcttcttcggcaagACCAAGCTCACCGCCCGCGCCCTCGGCACCACCCCCGAGGACGCCCAAGCCGACGGGCTCGACAAGCTCTCCAAGTACCTCGCCGGCTCCGTCGGCCTGATCTTCACCAACCGCGACCCCCAAGAGATCAAGGACTACTTCGTCAACCTGACACAAGTCGATTTCGCCCGCGCCGGCTCCGTCGCCACGcgcaccatcaccatcccctcGGGTCCCCTCTTCAGCACCGGTGGCGAGGTCCCCGCCGAGCATGACGTGCCCGTCTCCCACACCCTCGAGCCCGAGCTCCGCCGCCTCGGCATGCCCACCCGCAtggtcaagggcaaggtctGCCTTGGTgacgaggccggcgaggGCGACGATTACGTTATCtgcaaggagggcgagacgCTCGACTCGAGGCAGACGAGGCTGCTCAAGCTGTTCAGCATCTGTTTGAGCGAGTTCCGCGTCAAGTTGTTGGCGTACTGGAGCGCGAGCAGCGGGGAGGTTACCGAGTTGGAGAAACCTGCCGCGGCGCccgctggtggtgccgaggagatggaggaggatgatgagtaA